The following are encoded in a window of Leptospira selangorensis genomic DNA:
- a CDS encoding arginyltransferase: MQIDYFQFLNSLPETPESECSYYPDRRSKVKGFILRENIPLEGLDVLFRFGFRRSGNFFYRTNCSNCSHCLSYRIPLEIFQKTSSHKRLEKINSDLSLKTSLPQIDANKESLYLKYQRHRHKGSHGESDFEILETMKFQMYVGSENSLELLLYKNDVLLGWILLDLGLETVSAVYSVFDPEESKRSLGNFLILSSILWAKEKGFKEFQLGLFLPGHPKMDYKKNWKPSEILNRNTGVWYESGSFLSDYISENGPNGDKRLGA, encoded by the coding sequence ATGCAGATAGATTATTTTCAGTTCCTAAATTCACTCCCCGAAACTCCTGAATCGGAATGTAGTTATTATCCGGACAGGCGTTCCAAGGTAAAAGGTTTTATCTTAAGGGAAAATATTCCTTTAGAGGGATTGGACGTACTGTTTAGATTTGGATTTAGAAGATCCGGGAACTTTTTTTATAGAACAAATTGTTCGAACTGTTCCCATTGTTTGAGTTATCGTATTCCTCTCGAAATCTTTCAGAAAACTTCCTCACATAAAAGATTGGAAAAAATCAATTCTGATCTAAGTCTCAAAACATCTCTCCCGCAGATTGACGCGAATAAGGAAAGTTTATATCTAAAGTATCAAAGACATAGGCATAAGGGAAGTCACGGAGAATCCGATTTTGAAATTTTGGAAACGATGAAATTCCAAATGTATGTAGGTTCTGAAAATTCTTTAGAACTTCTTCTTTATAAAAACGATGTACTTTTAGGTTGGATTTTATTGGATCTAGGACTCGAGACTGTGTCCGCTGTGTATTCCGTTTTTGACCCGGAAGAATCCAAAAGAAGTTTGGGAAATTTTCTGATATTATCTTCTATTCTTTGGGCAAAAGAAAAGGGATTTAAAGAATTTCAATTGGGTCTTTTTCTTCCGGGACATCCTAAGATGGATTATAAAAAGAACTGGAAACCTTCTGAAATTTTAAATCGTAATACCGGTGTTTGGTATGAAAGCGGATCTTTTCTTTCCGATTATATTTCGGAGAATGGTCCCAACGGAGATAAACGATTAGGCGCATAG
- a CDS encoding ribonuclease HI family protein encodes MKKFKIYCDGASKGNPGPSSIGIAVYEGETEVHSISRRISDGTNNVAEWAALEAGIEYCLSQDALEVTAYLDSELVVKQFKGEYKVKSPHLQIAKEKVKGLTSKLKLFSIHHVPREKNKRADKLANLAFES; translated from the coding sequence GTGAAAAAGTTCAAAATATACTGCGACGGAGCTTCCAAAGGAAATCCGGGACCTTCTTCCATCGGGATTGCCGTTTACGAAGGAGAAACCGAGGTACATTCTATCTCGCGTAGGATCTCCGACGGAACAAACAATGTTGCGGAATGGGCGGCTCTGGAAGCGGGGATCGAATATTGCCTCTCCCAAGACGCTCTCGAAGTTACAGCCTATTTGGATTCGGAACTGGTAGTAAAACAGTTCAAGGGAGAATATAAGGTCAAATCTCCTCACCTACAAATTGCAAAGGAAAAGGTCAAAGGTCTGACTTCTAAATTAAAACTTTTCTCAATCCACCATGTTCCGAGAGAGAAAAACAAGCGGGCAGATAAGTTAGCAAACCTGGCCTTCGAATCTTAA
- a CDS encoding FAD-binding oxidoreductase: MATASKKKTVKKATSSKIKKTGFDLKEFESHLSPAQKVEAWGMNHFSNSKVFLPTSIQDFKDLFSYARDTNTKVAFRGGGCSYGDAATNEQGIVVDIRNFNKILSFDPKTGVLVAESGVTIKQLWEFGIERGFWPPVVSGTMFPTLGGALSMNIHGKNNFAVGPIGDHIQEFTFLSPDGKESVCSPKKNSDLFYSAISGFGMLGAFLTVTIKLKKIYSGKMKVWPVNTANLQEMYDYFEREYKQSDYLVGWVDGFGSGKGLGRGQIHKAVHLKAGEDPGFPENCKLENQILPSTFLGIIPKSWMWLFMYPFSNKFGMRFVNFGKWISGFLNNNKPYEQGHAEYAFLLDYVPNWKFMYKPGAMIQYQSFIPKENAVKGFEEILSLCQKRGIVNWLGVFKKHRPDKFLLTHAVDGYSMAMDFPLTKGNKTKLWELAKEMDEIVVKNGGRFYFAKDSTLRPEVYRRSMPKQNLEKFRIMKKKLDPKNLLESDLFRRVWGK, translated from the coding sequence ATGGCAACCGCTTCTAAAAAAAAGACCGTTAAAAAAGCGACATCCTCCAAAATTAAAAAAACAGGTTTCGATCTGAAAGAGTTCGAGTCCCATTTAAGTCCTGCTCAAAAGGTAGAAGCTTGGGGAATGAATCATTTCTCCAATAGTAAGGTTTTTTTACCTACATCTATTCAGGATTTTAAGGATCTATTCTCTTATGCAAGAGATACGAATACGAAAGTTGCATTTAGGGGTGGCGGTTGCAGTTACGGTGACGCTGCTACGAATGAACAAGGGATCGTAGTAGATATCCGTAATTTTAATAAGATATTATCCTTTGATCCTAAAACAGGTGTCTTGGTTGCTGAGTCGGGAGTCACCATCAAACAACTTTGGGAATTCGGGATCGAAAGAGGATTCTGGCCTCCAGTTGTAAGTGGTACAATGTTTCCTACTCTAGGTGGCGCACTTTCTATGAATATTCATGGAAAGAATAACTTTGCTGTTGGGCCGATCGGAGATCATATCCAAGAATTTACTTTTTTAAGTCCTGATGGAAAAGAATCGGTATGTTCTCCTAAAAAGAATTCTGATCTATTTTATTCTGCAATTTCAGGTTTTGGAATGCTTGGAGCATTTCTTACAGTAACGATCAAACTCAAAAAAATCTACTCAGGTAAGATGAAGGTTTGGCCGGTCAATACTGCAAACCTCCAAGAGATGTATGATTATTTCGAAAGAGAATACAAGCAGTCCGATTATTTAGTAGGTTGGGTGGATGGATTTGGTTCTGGAAAAGGTTTAGGTCGTGGCCAGATCCATAAAGCAGTTCATCTAAAAGCAGGAGAAGATCCTGGCTTTCCTGAAAATTGCAAATTAGAAAACCAAATTTTGCCAAGCACATTCTTAGGGATAATTCCTAAGTCTTGGATGTGGTTATTCATGTATCCATTTAGCAATAAGTTTGGAATGAGATTTGTGAATTTCGGAAAATGGATCTCAGGGTTTTTAAATAATAATAAACCTTACGAACAAGGACATGCTGAATATGCTTTTCTTTTGGACTATGTTCCGAATTGGAAATTTATGTACAAGCCTGGTGCAATGATCCAATACCAAAGTTTTATTCCGAAAGAGAACGCAGTCAAAGGTTTCGAAGAAATTTTAAGTCTTTGTCAAAAAAGAGGGATCGTAAACTGGCTTGGTGTCTTCAAGAAACATAGACCAGATAAGTTTTTACTCACTCATGCAGTAGATGGTTATTCTATGGCTATGGATTTCCCTTTGACCAAAGGAAATAAGACTAAACTTTGGGAACTCGCCAAAGAAATGGATGAGATCGTTGTGAAAAATGGAGGAAGATTCTATTTTGCAAAAGATAGTACTCTTCGTCCTGAAGTTTACAGAAGATCTATGCCTAAACAAAATCTTGAGAAGTTCAGAATTATGAAGAAAAAACTAGATCCTAAAAATCTGCTAGAGTCTGATTTGTTCAGAAGAGTCTGGGGAAAATAA
- a CDS encoding CCA tRNA nucleotidyltransferase, giving the protein MMSPDPKQLISQIPSPFIEDLLEISKTIKDHGGEAYLVGGSVRDLILNRIPHEYDLAVSISPEKMQKIFKRTVPTGIKHGTITVLFQDRSYELTTFRKDEDYIDGRRPETVQFGVSLSEDLKRRDFTMNALALDLLQEILVDEHSGQEDIQNSLIRTIGNPVSRFTEDGLRPVRAIRFVSTLGFTIHPDTSEAIETCKQVTAKVSPERIHDEFLKILKSKNPIGGLDLLRKHKILELFTKIKLYSVDWEKYKNGFSKLIETSERPRLAYFLASCFAEQTWFSDSTVFFKELRFSNQRTKDSQFLVKTLYSIIQYREELKTSPGLRTHLLHPVAQYAGKKDLWDWCLELSLLWSAFLNEESFWLSNAEQEWKKNPPLLLSDLTIDGNLVREKFPELPAPKLGEVLRSSLISVLQDPSLNSKELLLDSIRKSL; this is encoded by the coding sequence ATGATGAGCCCCGATCCGAAACAACTTATCTCGCAAATCCCTTCTCCTTTTATAGAGGATCTATTAGAGATCAGTAAAACGATAAAAGATCATGGAGGAGAAGCCTATTTAGTCGGCGGAAGTGTCCGAGATCTGATCTTAAATAGAATCCCACACGAATACGATCTCGCAGTTTCTATCTCTCCGGAAAAAATGCAAAAGATCTTCAAAAGGACCGTGCCGACAGGGATCAAACATGGGACCATCACGGTATTATTCCAGGATAGATCTTATGAATTGACCACATTCAGAAAAGACGAAGACTATATAGACGGAAGAAGGCCCGAAACAGTACAATTCGGAGTAAGCCTAAGCGAAGATCTAAAAAGAAGGGACTTCACTATGAATGCCCTCGCCCTGGATCTTCTCCAAGAGATATTAGTAGATGAACATTCCGGACAAGAAGACATTCAAAATTCTTTAATCAGAACCATAGGGAACCCGGTCTCCAGATTTACGGAAGATGGACTTAGACCGGTTAGAGCCATTCGATTTGTTTCTACACTCGGATTTACAATCCACCCTGATACTTCAGAAGCGATCGAAACATGCAAACAGGTCACAGCAAAGGTTTCCCCGGAAAGAATACATGACGAATTTTTAAAAATACTCAAAAGTAAAAATCCGATCGGAGGATTGGATCTATTAAGAAAACATAAAATTCTGGAATTATTCACCAAAATAAAATTATATTCGGTAGACTGGGAAAAATATAAAAACGGATTTTCCAAACTTATAGAAACTTCCGAAAGACCAAGACTGGCTTATTTTTTGGCTTCCTGTTTTGCAGAACAAACCTGGTTTTCTGACTCGACTGTATTTTTTAAAGAACTCAGATTCTCCAACCAGAGGACCAAAGATTCTCAGTTTTTGGTAAAAACTTTATATTCAATCATCCAATACAGAGAAGAATTAAAAACTTCTCCAGGACTTCGCACTCATCTGCTCCATCCCGTCGCTCAATATGCAGGAAAAAAAGATCTTTGGGATTGGTGCTTAGAACTTTCCCTTCTTTGGTCCGCTTTCTTAAATGAAGAATCATTTTGGCTTTCAAACGCAGAACAAGAATGGAAGAAGAATCCCCCTCTTCTTCTTTCAGACCTAACCATAGACGGAAACTTGGTCCGGGAAAAATTCCCGGAACTTCCTGCGCCTAAATTGGGAGAGGTACTGCGATCCTCTTTGATTTCCGTGCTCCAAGATCCAAGCCTGAATTCAAAGGAACTTCTTCTAGATAGTATCCGGAAATCACTCTAA
- a CDS encoding SDR family NAD(P)-dependent oxidoreductase produces MAKKIIVVGASSGIGKEIASQLIEEGHQVAAFARREKELKKLPSSKTKNLFVKHDVTEYSKVPGEFAKAVKALGGLDEIYYASGVMHRVGAEEFSVEKDLEMLEVNLLGCVAWLNSAATYFQEKKAGKIIGISSIAGDRGRRGNPVYNASKAGMSTYLEALRNRLAVKGIQVVTVKPGMIETPMTEGLPGLMWLITAKEAAQVILAKVNAGKENFYVPARWALVSLIIRLIPSFIFRKLSV; encoded by the coding sequence ATGGCTAAAAAGATCATCGTAGTAGGCGCTTCTAGCGGTATCGGAAAAGAAATTGCATCTCAATTGATCGAAGAGGGACATCAGGTCGCTGCTTTTGCAAGAAGAGAGAAGGAACTGAAAAAACTTCCTTCCTCCAAGACAAAAAACTTATTCGTCAAACATGACGTTACTGAATACTCCAAGGTCCCGGGAGAATTTGCCAAGGCAGTAAAAGCCTTAGGCGGTTTGGACGAAATTTATTACGCATCCGGTGTGATGCATAGAGTCGGCGCAGAAGAATTTTCTGTCGAGAAAGACTTGGAAATGTTAGAAGTGAACCTTTTAGGTTGTGTGGCTTGGTTGAACTCCGCTGCTACTTATTTCCAAGAGAAGAAGGCAGGCAAAATTATAGGTATCTCTTCCATTGCAGGTGATAGAGGTCGTAGAGGGAACCCGGTTTACAACGCATCTAAGGCAGGTATGTCCACTTACTTAGAGGCTTTACGCAATCGTTTGGCAGTAAAAGGGATCCAAGTTGTTACAGTAAAACCTGGAATGATCGAGACCCCAATGACGGAAGGTTTACCAGGCCTTATGTGGCTTATTACCGCTAAGGAAGCTGCTCAAGTTATATTAGCAAAAGTGAATGCAGGAAAAGAGAACTTCTATGTGCCTGCTCGTTGGGCTTTGGTCTCTTTGATCATTAGACTTATCCCTTCTTTTATTTTCAGAAAACTTTCCGTTTAA
- a CDS encoding efflux RND transporter permease subunit: protein MIDKLIESVLKFRIPTIIACLFISILGVWAWTDIRKEAYSDIADTQVRLIAKFPGKAAVEVEERITLPIERVLNAIPKVAVRRSRTINGLVVFQFVFEDGTDDYFARMRLMERVADADIPEEVQPALGPMSSPVGEIFRYVVESSGNHTPMELRTIQDWIVMPKMLSIPGIADVVTFGGLPKQFHIVTSPDKLVRYKLTISDVIQAVQGNNLNTGGNLLLQGEQGFPIRSLGAIREAQHIENIVVKTVNGVPVFIRDLATVEISHPIPSGVLGYTVRVDDQIMDIDSSVQGLVAMRRWGDPNEMGDRIRAKVKEINENYLPDGVQLRTTYDRSDLVNYTLRTIGRTLLEGVMVVSLVLIFFIGSAKASLVVVATIPFALLFAFLLMNITGIPASLLSLGAIDFGIVVDGAVIMVENIMRRYRDATPGDKSKGIIKLTAESASEVGTEILFSILIIILAYLPIFSFERIEGRLFKPMAFTISFAIFGALIFSMTVVPVLITYMFRKYFESENPGPIAWHNPVYAWIEERYKKLIDYLVERSKRVVIYSFTAVVILLGIGGYKLGTEFLPEMDEGGFNLRIFFPVGISLPEARKFMPKIRETIYKNEQVSVVLSQLGRNDDGTDPLPPNRLEVLVSLKDYDDWKERITKQELLLRMKNDLEATLPGARISFSQPIMDNLSEAIMGTIADLAVFVSGQDLKVMRKLAEEILDIVKDMPGASEFGIEQEADSPQLTVRIDREAAARYGINVSDIQQMVEAAIGMQRISTLYEGPSDIPPKTPARFGIVVRFSKDYRASKRAIEAMPIISPKGERVPLSQLAKITLEDGPTMIFRQEGRRTITVRTNVRGRDQGGFVNELRKKVQQKIKLPEGYEVRYGGQYENLARVGKKLAIVIPVTIAIIFGVLFLLYRNLKYVYVALACLPLSLVGGMYALLLRGYYFNVSSGVGFISLFGIATMSGVLFVSRTNHLLMDEPTLTTKEAVTQAAVIQLRPMLMTMLLALLGLIPATLASGVGSDVQRPLATVIVGGLFSALFLVLSVLPSLYLVVVGDRKHPIEEETFELHPEAYVSLYDEEDIEDASPAHRNGSKKVKKKVLAKKKR from the coding sequence ATGATCGATAAACTCATAGAATCTGTTCTCAAGTTCAGGATTCCTACTATCATCGCTTGTTTATTCATTTCGATTTTAGGAGTTTGGGCTTGGACAGATATTCGAAAAGAAGCTTATTCGGATATCGCAGATACTCAAGTTCGCTTGATCGCGAAATTTCCGGGTAAAGCCGCTGTTGAAGTAGAGGAAAGAATTACTCTTCCGATCGAAAGGGTACTGAATGCCATCCCTAAAGTAGCAGTCCGTCGCTCCAGAACCATCAATGGTCTTGTAGTATTTCAATTCGTTTTTGAAGACGGGACCGACGATTATTTTGCCAGGATGCGACTCATGGAAAGGGTCGCGGATGCTGATATTCCTGAGGAAGTCCAACCTGCTTTAGGACCTATGAGTTCTCCTGTGGGAGAAATTTTCAGGTACGTTGTGGAGTCTTCCGGAAACCACACTCCGATGGAATTGAGAACGATCCAGGACTGGATTGTAATGCCTAAGATGCTTTCTATACCTGGAATTGCGGATGTAGTCACATTCGGAGGTTTACCTAAACAATTCCATATAGTAACTTCCCCCGATAAATTAGTACGTTATAAACTTACAATCAGTGATGTGATCCAAGCTGTTCAGGGAAATAACTTGAATACGGGTGGAAATCTACTTTTGCAAGGTGAGCAAGGATTTCCAATCCGCTCGTTAGGTGCAATACGAGAAGCTCAACATATCGAAAATATCGTAGTAAAAACAGTGAATGGAGTCCCTGTATTTATCCGGGACTTGGCTACTGTAGAAATTTCTCACCCGATCCCAAGTGGAGTCTTAGGTTATACGGTCCGTGTAGACGATCAGATCATGGATATTGATTCCTCGGTCCAGGGGTTGGTGGCTATGCGTCGCTGGGGTGATCCGAATGAGATGGGAGATAGGATCCGCGCCAAAGTAAAAGAGATCAATGAGAATTATCTTCCAGACGGAGTACAACTTAGAACTACCTATGACAGAAGTGACCTTGTAAATTATACATTACGCACTATCGGAAGAACCCTTTTAGAAGGAGTGATGGTTGTAAGTTTGGTGCTAATTTTCTTCATAGGAAGTGCAAAAGCATCCCTCGTGGTAGTGGCAACCATTCCGTTCGCATTATTATTCGCATTCCTTCTAATGAATATAACCGGGATCCCTGCGAGTTTATTGTCTTTGGGAGCTATCGACTTCGGGATCGTAGTGGATGGTGCCGTGATCATGGTAGAAAATATCATGAGAAGATATAGGGATGCTACTCCGGGAGATAAGAGCAAAGGGATCATTAAGCTGACTGCAGAATCCGCTTCCGAGGTCGGGACCGAAATTCTATTTTCAATCCTGATCATCATACTTGCTTATTTGCCTATTTTTTCTTTTGAACGTATCGAAGGACGTCTTTTTAAACCGATGGCCTTCACAATCTCTTTTGCGATCTTCGGGGCTTTGATCTTCTCCATGACGGTCGTTCCTGTATTGATAACTTATATGTTCCGAAAGTATTTCGAATCGGAAAACCCGGGACCGATCGCGTGGCATAACCCAGTGTATGCGTGGATAGAGGAACGTTATAAAAAGTTAATAGACTATCTAGTGGAAAGATCCAAGAGGGTCGTCATTTATTCCTTCACTGCCGTGGTCATACTTTTAGGGATCGGTGGATATAAACTCGGAACGGAATTCTTGCCCGAAATGGACGAGGGCGGTTTTAATTTAAGAATATTTTTCCCTGTAGGGATCTCTCTACCGGAAGCTCGTAAATTTATGCCTAAGATACGAGAGACTATTTATAAGAACGAACAGGTAAGCGTAGTACTTTCTCAGTTAGGAAGGAATGACGACGGAACCGATCCACTTCCTCCGAACCGTTTGGAAGTGCTCGTAAGTTTGAAGGATTACGATGACTGGAAGGAAAGGATCACTAAACAAGAACTTCTTCTTAGAATGAAAAATGATCTAGAGGCCACTCTTCCCGGAGCAAGGATCAGTTTTTCTCAGCCTATCATGGATAACTTATCGGAAGCGATCATGGGAACCATTGCTGACCTTGCAGTATTCGTTTCCGGACAAGACTTAAAAGTGATGCGTAAACTTGCGGAAGAGATCTTGGATATTGTAAAGGATATGCCGGGAGCAAGTGAGTTCGGTATAGAGCAGGAAGCTGATAGCCCTCAGTTAACTGTTCGGATCGATCGAGAAGCCGCGGCCCGTTATGGTATTAATGTAAGCGATATACAACAAATGGTAGAAGCTGCCATCGGAATGCAGAGGATCAGTACTTTATACGAAGGGCCTTCCGACATTCCCCCAAAAACACCTGCTAGATTCGGGATTGTAGTTCGATTCTCAAAAGATTATAGGGCTTCCAAAAGAGCTATAGAAGCAATGCCTATCATTTCTCCAAAAGGAGAAAGGGTGCCTCTTTCTCAATTAGCGAAAATTACTTTGGAAGACGGGCCTACTATGATTTTCCGCCAGGAAGGTAGAAGGACAATTACTGTTCGAACAAACGTAAGAGGAAGAGACCAGGGTGGATTCGTAAATGAACTTCGTAAAAAAGTCCAACAGAAGATAAAACTCCCGGAAGGATACGAGGTCCGTTACGGAGGACAATACGAGAATCTTGCTCGAGTAGGTAAAAAATTGGCGATCGTTATTCCGGTTACGATTGCCATCATTTTCGGAGTATTATTCTTACTTTATAGAAATCTAAAATATGTTTATGTGGCTTTGGCCTGTCTCCCTCTTTCATTGGTGGGAGGAATGTATGCACTTCTACTCAGAGGGTATTATTTTAACGTATCTAGTGGGGTAGGATTTATCTCTTTATTCGGGATTGCCACTATGTCTGGGGTACTTTTCGTTTCTAGGACAAATCACCTTCTAATGGACGAACCTACATTAACGACTAAAGAAGCCGTAACACAAGCTGCCGTGATCCAATTGCGACCGATGTTGATGACGATGTTACTTGCTCTACTCGGATTGATCCCTGCTACTTTGGCATCGGGAGTAGGTTCCGACGTCCAGAGACCATTGGCAACGGTAATTGTAGGAGGATTATTCTCCGCATTATTCCTGGTATTGAGTGTTCTTCCTTCTCTCTATCTGGTAGTAGTAGGGGATAGAAAACATCCGATTGAAGAAGAGACATTCGAACTTCATCCGGAAGCGTACGTTTCCTTATATGATGAAGAAGATATCGAAGATGCCTCTCCTGCGCATAGGAACGGAAGTAAGAAGGTAAAGAAAAAAGTTCTCGCTAAAAAGAAACGTTAG
- a CDS encoding outer membrane beta-barrel protein translates to MMRKKTASLIATFTLVTASSMFAQAKKETPDPKAAGAVKAAPAPEPEDTKWYDKVDFSGFVDVYYMYNNNPLQGSAVDTTRSFETSNKNFGVNAAALAVQKTAEKSSPWGFRVDFQNGQNNAFQEAPYSQANGVYNYNMLKQAYISMYFPVLKGMTLDVGKMATHIGYEVLESMNNPNYSIGAIFQNTIPFIHTGARLTTQFTDKWAGTFYLYNSGGGTGYRTGVPDGSTTNNYFYEAATQHKAIGTQLKGTLIEDKLSITWNTLYSQDGATGRIDPWKQYAADQLATATGDPAVAALTAPNAKYNKDYWFMNHAILSMTPTDRIQIDLDYTWSEKAGGAAAANLLQQQYNSAGTANVETILGGTVTTEKTKSTYKSYGIFSKFKIGETWGINVRFEYIDDSHNNGRLTTFNPFAGSQAANSWYAGKYAQDKAIAEQILATNPALAGLSADQLLAALDPKNYKDYGGSSNYGQYKTFTVTPVWNYTENLLIKLDMRRDWATGYQFVTQSGEKSKDQYGITLGVVAKFD, encoded by the coding sequence ATGATGAGAAAAAAAACAGCCAGCCTCATTGCTACCTTTACTCTGGTGACCGCCTCTTCGATGTTTGCCCAAGCGAAGAAGGAAACGCCGGACCCGAAGGCAGCAGGTGCAGTGAAAGCTGCTCCAGCCCCAGAACCTGAAGATACGAAATGGTATGATAAGGTAGACTTTTCCGGATTTGTGGATGTGTACTACATGTACAATAACAACCCACTCCAAGGAAGCGCCGTAGATACGACCAGATCGTTCGAAACTAGCAACAAAAACTTTGGTGTTAACGCAGCAGCTCTTGCTGTTCAAAAAACAGCTGAAAAATCCAGCCCTTGGGGATTCCGTGTGGATTTCCAAAACGGACAAAACAACGCGTTCCAAGAGGCGCCATATTCCCAAGCTAACGGTGTATATAACTATAACATGCTGAAACAAGCGTATATCAGTATGTATTTCCCTGTGTTAAAGGGGATGACCTTAGACGTTGGTAAGATGGCAACACATATTGGATATGAAGTGTTGGAATCGATGAACAACCCTAACTACTCGATAGGGGCCATCTTCCAAAACACCATCCCGTTCATTCACACCGGTGCTCGCTTAACTACTCAATTTACAGACAAATGGGCAGGAACCTTTTATCTGTATAACAGTGGTGGTGGTACTGGTTATAGAACTGGAGTTCCTGATGGAAGTACTACTAATAACTACTTCTACGAAGCAGCTACTCAGCATAAAGCGATTGGAACACAGCTAAAGGGAACCTTGATTGAAGACAAATTATCCATTACTTGGAACACTTTGTATTCTCAAGATGGTGCTACAGGAAGAATCGATCCATGGAAACAATATGCAGCTGATCAATTAGCTACTGCTACAGGTGACCCTGCAGTTGCAGCTCTTACTGCTCCTAATGCAAAGTATAATAAAGATTATTGGTTCATGAACCATGCAATCTTGTCCATGACTCCGACAGACAGAATCCAAATCGACTTAGATTATACTTGGAGTGAGAAAGCTGGTGGCGCTGCTGCAGCTAACCTTCTCCAACAACAGTACAACTCAGCAGGTACTGCAAATGTTGAAACTATTCTTGGCGGAACTGTTACTACTGAAAAAACCAAAAGTACCTATAAGTCTTACGGTATCTTCAGTAAATTCAAGATCGGTGAGACTTGGGGAATCAATGTTCGTTTTGAGTATATCGACGATAGCCATAACAACGGCCGTTTGACTACCTTCAACCCGTTTGCAGGATCTCAAGCAGCTAACTCTTGGTATGCAGGAAAATATGCACAAGACAAAGCTATTGCAGAACAAATCCTTGCAACTAATCCTGCATTGGCTGGTTTAAGCGCAGATCAACTTCTTGCTGCTCTTGATCCTAAAAACTACAAAGATTACGGTGGATCTTCTAACTACGGACAGTATAAAACATTTACTGTAACTCCAGTTTGGAACTACACTGAAAATCTACTCATCAAATTGGATATGAGAAGAGACTGGGCAACCGGTTATCAATTCGTAACTCAAAGTGGTGAGAAAAGTAAAGACCAATACGGTATAACCTTAGGGGTCGTTGCTAAGTTCGATTAA